A stretch of Desulfomonilia bacterium DNA encodes these proteins:
- a CDS encoding GxxExxY protein, which yields MKFDKLSNKVIGCAIEVHKNLGPGLLETTYEQCLAYELQINGIEFKLQYPFPVVYKDIKLDCGYRADILIEHELILEIKSVERLIGIHEAQLLTYMKLSNISKGLLINFNVRVLREGIKRYVL from the coding sequence ATGAAATTTGATAAGCTGTCAAACAAAGTTATCGGGTGTGCGATAGAGGTTCATAAGAATTTGGGACCCGGGTTGCTTGAAACAACTTATGAACAATGCCTTGCCTATGAGTTACAAATAAATGGTATTGAGTTTAAGTTACAATATCCTTTTCCAGTTGTTTATAAAGACATCAAGCTTGATTGTGGATATAGGGCTGATATTTTAATAGAACATGAACTTATTCTTGAAATCAAAAGTGTTGAACGTTTGATTGGAATTCATGAAGCACAATTATTAACATATATGAAGCTGTCAAATATAAGTAAGGGTTTGCTGATAAACTTTAATGTCAGAGTTTTAAGAGAAGGCATTAAGCGATATGTTCTATAA
- a CDS encoding aminotransferase class I/II-fold pyridoxal phosphate-dependent enzyme has product MQFVRIDRLPPYVFAEVDVLKMKARRDGRDIIDMGMGNPDIPTPEHIIEKMVEASRNPRNHRYSASKGIYKLRSAISNWYKRRFDVDIDPDTEAITTMGVKEGFAHMIFSMITSGDVVFVPNPTYPIHTYATVLAGGNVRGIPLLRDRDFFADLLTATKLTWPQPKLMILSFPHNPTTAVVDLDFFTKVVEFAKEHDIFIIHDFAYADLCFDGYVAPSILQVPGAKDIAVEFFSLSKSYSMAGWRVGFAVGNKEAVYALGRIKSYLDYGVFQPIQIASIIALNEDQSCVNEINVRYQSRRDVLCDGLAKSGWEIPKPKGTMFVWAQIPEEFRKMGSLEFSKQLLEYGEVAVSPGIGFGRYGDDHVRFALVENEHRIRQAVRGIRKALGYNV; this is encoded by the coding sequence ATGCAGTTTGTAAGGATTGACAGGCTTCCACCATATGTTTTCGCTGAAGTCGACGTGCTCAAGATGAAGGCAAGGCGCGACGGCAGGGATATTATAGACATGGGAATGGGAAACCCGGACATCCCAACACCTGAACATATCATAGAGAAGATGGTGGAGGCTTCCCGCAATCCCAGGAATCACAGATATTCAGCATCAAAGGGAATATACAAACTGAGGTCAGCCATCTCCAACTGGTATAAACGCCGATTCGATGTGGACATAGACCCTGACACCGAGGCTATAACCACCATGGGGGTCAAGGAAGGCTTCGCGCACATGATATTCTCCATGATCACTTCAGGAGACGTCGTGTTCGTACCCAACCCGACTTACCCTATACACACTTACGCAACGGTTCTTGCCGGCGGAAATGTAAGAGGCATCCCTCTGCTAAGGGACAGGGATTTTTTCGCCGACCTGCTCACCGCAACCAAACTCACATGGCCGCAGCCGAAACTCATGATACTTTCATTTCCTCATAATCCCACCACCGCTGTGGTCGATCTCGACTTCTTCACCAAGGTGGTCGAGTTTGCAAAGGAACATGACATATTCATCATCCATGACTTTGCCTATGCTGACCTGTGCTTTGACGGCTATGTCGCACCCAGCATCCTCCAGGTGCCGGGCGCCAAGGATATCGCGGTTGAATTCTTCTCGCTTTCAAAAAGCTACAGCATGGCGGGTTGGCGCGTGGGTTTCGCAGTGGGCAACAAGGAGGCTGTGTATGCCCTGGGAAGGATAAAGAGTTATCTTGACTATGGCGTGTTCCAGCCTATTCAGATCGCATCCATCATCGCCCTTAACGAAGACCAGTCCTGTGTAAATGAAATAAATGTCAGGTATCAGAGCAGGAGGGATGTCCTGTGTGACGGGCTTGCAAAATCAGGCTGGGAAATTCCGAAACCAAAGGGTACGATGTTTGTCTGGGCTCAGATTCCTGAAGAATTCAGAAAGATGGGCTCTCTTGAATTTTCAAAGCAGCTGCTCGAATATGGTGAGGTGGCAGTTTCGCCTGGGATCGGTTTCGGAAGATACGGAGATGATCATGTAAGGTTTGCTCTGGTTGAAAACGAGCACAGGATCAGACAGGCGGTAAGAGGCATAAGAAAAGCTCTGGGGTATAATGTATGA
- the lipA gene encoding lipoyl synthase, which produces MERLPAWLRNHREPSSLRDVKLRLRKGGLSTVCEEARCPNISECFSKKDATFLILGDICTRNCRFCSVSSGRPEAPDPDEPALLSEAALELGLKHVVITSVTRDDLADKGAGHFAACISEVNKKMPGISVEVLTPDFSGDTSLLDIVLEAKPDVFGHNVETVSTLFSEIKPGADLDTSLAVLDAAGRHGGVLVKTGFMVGLGESSAEIEDLIRSVKEAGVDILTIGQYLRPTRNQVPVSKYWEPEAFETWAMLAKGIGISYVVAGPFVRSSYRAGDILKEIRVQNQRRKDAVCKD; this is translated from the coding sequence ATGGAGAGGCTTCCGGCATGGCTCAGAAACCACAGGGAACCCTCTAGCCTCAGAGACGTCAAGCTCAGGCTGAGAAAAGGCGGCCTGTCAACGGTTTGCGAGGAAGCCCGCTGTCCCAATATTTCCGAATGCTTTTCAAAAAAAGACGCGACTTTTCTCATTCTGGGAGACATCTGCACCAGGAACTGCCGCTTCTGCTCAGTGAGTAGCGGCAGACCAGAAGCACCAGATCCGGATGAACCTGCTCTTCTTTCAGAAGCCGCACTGGAACTTGGTCTCAAGCATGTTGTAATAACATCGGTAACCAGAGATGACCTGGCCGATAAAGGCGCCGGCCATTTTGCCGCATGCATCAGTGAAGTGAACAAAAAAATGCCCGGGATCTCAGTTGAAGTTCTTACCCCTGATTTTTCCGGTGATACCAGTCTTCTCGATATCGTACTTGAGGCAAAACCGGACGTGTTCGGGCATAATGTTGAAACCGTAAGTACCCTCTTCAGTGAAATAAAGCCAGGGGCAGACCTCGATACAAGTCTGGCTGTTCTTGATGCCGCAGGAAGGCATGGCGGTGTCCTAGTCAAGACAGGTTTCATGGTAGGACTGGGGGAGAGTAGTGCTGAAATAGAGGATTTGATCCGCTCGGTAAAAGAGGCAGGAGTGGATATTCTGACAATCGGACAGTATTTGAGACCCACTAGAAATCAAGTGCCGGTCTCTAAATACTGGGAACCTGAAGCGTTCGAGACTTGGGCCATGCTTGCAAAAGGCATTGGCATAAGTTATGTTGTCGCAGGCCCCTTTGTCAGAAGCTCTTACAGGGCAGGGGACATACTTAAAGAGATCAGGGTACAAAACCAGAGGAGAAAGGATGCAGTTTGTAAGGATTGA
- a CDS encoding acyl-CoA dehydrogenase — protein sequence MKTPCNEKMRRFASEHIAGRNLCEGPFPSDIWEMMRSEGLLEPFMSYSEISSAGEALVKHGGNIGIALSWMLHQLACRFVFERLGTDKQKAMLAGGKTVSLAMSEPKTGAHPKHMKTRAELTRDGYVITGEKAFITNAPIADILVVIAVTDEKEGRKEFSALIVPESSEGLKVADMDLPFLRPSPHGTLKIDSCTVPEKNLIGKEGKAYEEIVLPFREVEDIMMMGPLAGAMGFIMDGIVKILRHTGINDEDLLMLGRMKAISGTAAFIAEKTAAELNENIKSKLLPVILVSRTMAAEFQELAGRIISDSNDGSKQLSIMIDDFGKIIRIADGVSKIKQRRLGKSLIGQDGS from the coding sequence TTGAAAACCCCCTGCAATGAAAAGATGAGGCGATTTGCCAGTGAACATATAGCGGGACGAAACCTGTGCGAAGGGCCTTTTCCCAGTGATATCTGGGAGATGATGCGCTCGGAGGGCCTTCTTGAACCTTTCATGAGCTATTCTGAAATAAGTTCGGCCGGCGAAGCACTGGTAAAGCACGGTGGCAATATCGGAATTGCGCTGTCCTGGATGCTTCATCAGCTTGCCTGCCGTTTCGTATTCGAGAGGCTGGGCACCGATAAACAGAAGGCCATGCTTGCCGGCGGCAAAACCGTCAGCCTCGCCATGAGCGAACCCAAAACAGGGGCCCATCCGAAGCACATGAAAACCCGGGCTGAATTGACACGGGACGGCTATGTCATCACCGGTGAAAAGGCCTTTATAACCAATGCGCCCATTGCGGACATACTTGTCGTCATAGCAGTCACGGATGAGAAGGAAGGCCGTAAAGAATTCAGCGCGTTGATTGTGCCTGAATCATCCGAAGGACTGAAAGTAGCAGACATGGATCTGCCCTTTCTCAGACCTTCGCCCCATGGAACATTAAAAATTGATTCCTGCACCGTGCCTGAAAAAAATCTCATCGGCAAAGAAGGTAAGGCGTATGAGGAAATCGTCCTTCCATTCAGAGAGGTCGAGGATATCATGATGATGGGACCTCTTGCCGGGGCCATGGGTTTTATCATGGACGGTATCGTAAAAATACTGCGACATACAGGAATCAATGACGAAGACCTGCTCATGCTCGGCAGGATGAAGGCAATAAGCGGGACTGCAGCCTTCATCGCTGAAAAGACAGCTGCTGAGCTTAATGAAAATATTAAAAGCAAACTTCTGCCAGTCATACTTGTTTCTCGGACAATGGCCGCAGAATTTCAGGAACTCGCAGGCAGGATAATTTCAGACTCCAACGATGGGAGCAAACAGCTTTCAATCATGATCGATGATTTCGGTAAAATTATAAGGATCGCCGACGGGGTATCAAAGATCAAGCAGAGAAGACTCGGAAAGTCACTGATCGGACAAGACGGCAGTTGA
- a CDS encoding LapA family protein has protein sequence MIYIKVAIVIAIIVAGILFGVSNQQGASLHFFSLTSKEFPLYLILFVSFITGTLVAFIYNILSGSELKTREKNTAREVELLEKNLREKEAFFKTEKARAEKERTTADGEASGMAQKPQGTL, from the coding sequence TTGATATATATTAAGGTAGCCATCGTTATCGCAATAATTGTAGCCGGCATACTTTTCGGGGTTTCAAATCAGCAGGGGGCAAGCCTTCACTTCTTTTCGCTCACATCAAAAGAATTTCCACTGTACCTTATACTCTTTGTTTCGTTCATAACAGGTACGCTGGTAGCTTTCATATACAATATCCTCTCAGGATCCGAACTCAAAACAAGAGAGAAAAATACCGCAAGAGAGGTCGAACTGCTTGAAAAAAACCTCAGGGAAAAAGAGGCCTTTTTCAAGACAGAGAAAGCCAGAGCTGAGAAAGAAAGGACCACAGCCGATGGAGAGGCTTCCGGCATGGCTCAGAAACCACAGGGAACCCTCTAG
- a CDS encoding pyridoxal phosphate-dependent aminotransferase has product MPLEMSRRNSCAMQSEIRNMTIQCSRIGGINLSQGLSDLMPPKPVIEAVKKAMDDGFNIYSSYSGLPLLRAAIAGMYSKRYGIEADPDTGIVVTAGATGAFFCAAYSLLNPGDEVIVFEPFYGYHVNTLKALDVVSVFVRMQPPDWRFSYDELDSAITDKTKGILINTPANPTGKVFLREELEMVSGIAAKYDLFVFTDEIYEHFLYEGFNHVPPITLPGMRERTVMIGGASKMFSVTGWRIGWCLCDESWARAIGLFNDVAYICAPSPFQAGVAAGITGFGEDYYTGLRNKFAKKRSMLCEALSASGINPYPPQGAYYVFADIGSLPGATSRERAMYLLEKTGVACVPGSAFYHDDSGENLARFCFAKEDDVLEDACNRLELLKKDRHE; this is encoded by the coding sequence ATGCCGCTTGAAATGAGCAGAAGAAACAGCTGTGCAATGCAGTCCGAGATCAGGAACATGACCATTCAATGCAGCCGTATCGGGGGCATCAACCTCTCGCAGGGCCTTTCCGACCTCATGCCTCCGAAACCGGTGATTGAGGCAGTCAAGAAGGCCATGGACGACGGTTTCAATATATATTCCAGCTACTCGGGCCTTCCTCTTTTGAGAGCGGCCATTGCCGGGATGTACAGTAAACGCTACGGGATAGAAGCTGACCCGGATACCGGGATAGTGGTCACGGCTGGCGCAACCGGGGCATTTTTCTGCGCAGCCTATTCTCTTCTGAATCCGGGTGACGAGGTGATCGTATTCGAACCTTTCTACGGATACCATGTTAATACCCTGAAGGCACTCGATGTGGTGTCGGTTTTTGTGAGAATGCAGCCCCCGGACTGGAGATTTTCTTATGATGAACTGGATAGTGCGATTACGGATAAGACTAAGGGCATTCTCATAAACACGCCCGCCAACCCCACGGGAAAGGTGTTTTTGAGGGAAGAACTCGAGATGGTATCCGGTATTGCCGCAAAATACGACCTGTTCGTATTCACAGACGAGATATACGAGCACTTTCTTTATGAAGGGTTCAACCACGTTCCTCCCATCACTTTGCCCGGGATGAGGGAGCGAACGGTTATGATCGGCGGTGCGTCGAAAATGTTCAGCGTAACGGGCTGGCGTATAGGCTGGTGCCTCTGCGACGAATCATGGGCCCGGGCCATAGGCCTTTTCAACGATGTGGCCTATATATGTGCGCCTTCACCGTTCCAGGCGGGTGTTGCGGCGGGCATTACAGGTTTCGGCGAAGACTACTACACAGGGCTCAGGAATAAATTCGCAAAAAAGCGCTCGATGCTGTGCGAAGCCCTGTCAGCCTCTGGCATAAATCCGTATCCGCCTCAGGGTGCTTACTATGTCTTTGCGGATATAGGATCCCTTCCCGGTGCGACCAGCAGGGAAAGGGCCATGTATCTCCTGGAAAAGACAGGAGTGGCATGCGTTCCCGGCAGCGCATTCTACCACGATGACAGCGGTGAAAACCTTGCCCGCTTCTGCTTTGCCAAGGAAGACGATGTCCTTGAGGACGCATGCAACAGACTGGAACTCTTGAAGAAGGACCGGCATGAATGA
- a CDS encoding MoxR family ATPase: MSFSSVENVSSELESVGYIPSRRISTVVYLAQATNKPMLVEGPAGVGKTELAKSVALCLGRELIRLQCYEGLDEAKALYEWEYAKQLLYTQMVKEKIGEVIEGAKTLSEAVDRIAGEEDAFFSERFICSRPLLKAISSEEPTVLLIDEVDKSDPEFEAFLLELLSDFQVTIPEIGTRKAKNIPFVVLTSNNYRDMSDALKRRCLHIWIDYPDREIEKLIVKTRIPGIEERLLNSMIDAVREIRKLELRKRPCISETLDWARALIALQVEDLSADLVADTLGALIKYKTDADKVNENITKILK, translated from the coding sequence ATGTCATTTTCATCTGTGGAAAACGTCAGCAGCGAACTGGAGTCGGTTGGATACATCCCTTCAAGGCGGATATCGACGGTGGTCTATCTGGCCCAGGCAACCAACAAACCCATGCTCGTCGAGGGGCCGGCAGGCGTCGGAAAGACCGAACTTGCAAAGTCTGTCGCCCTTTGTCTCGGCCGCGAACTCATAAGGCTCCAGTGCTATGAGGGACTCGATGAGGCGAAGGCCCTGTATGAATGGGAATATGCAAAGCAGCTGCTGTATACTCAGATGGTAAAGGAAAAGATAGGCGAGGTCATCGAGGGCGCAAAAACATTATCCGAAGCGGTTGACAGGATCGCAGGCGAAGAAGACGCATTTTTCTCAGAGCGCTTCATCTGTTCGAGGCCGCTCTTAAAAGCGATAAGCTCGGAGGAGCCCACCGTCCTGCTCATAGACGAGGTGGACAAGAGCGACCCCGAGTTCGAGGCCTTCCTGCTCGAGCTTTTAAGCGATTTTCAGGTAACCATACCGGAAATAGGGACAAGAAAGGCCAAAAATATCCCGTTTGTCGTACTGACATCGAATAATTACCGGGACATGAGTGATGCACTCAAAAGGCGCTGCCTGCATATCTGGATAGACTACCCCGACCGCGAGATCGAGAAGCTCATTGTTAAGACCCGTATACCGGGCATCGAGGAAAGGCTGCTTAACAGTATGATCGATGCCGTAAGGGAGATCCGTAAACTTGAGCTGAGAAAACGGCCGTGCATATCGGAAACCCTCGACTGGGCAAGGGCTCTCATCGCGCTTCAGGTGGAAGACCTTTCCGCAGACCTCGTGGCCGACACGCTTGGCGCGCTCATAAAGTACAAGACCGACGCGGACAAAGTGAATGAAAACATCACAAAAATTTTAAAGTAA
- a CDS encoding Spy/CpxP family protein refolding chaperone, which yields MKRTLFIALSILIAVSFLTFAGCRQGFGPGCGGKGNFTAIIDKELKDLNLTPAQKTTLDGIKASIEKDMTAHRERMQAMHAEVDKELAKASPDLNAVAADIRQKLSADVNPGVKMVDYFTQFYNTLDAKQQKQLIEKMKAWSKDFPGRCMGGKKGCFKPGKCPMTEK from the coding sequence ATGAAAAGGACATTGTTCATCGCTTTGAGCATACTGATAGCGGTATCGTTTCTGACGTTTGCAGGCTGCAGGCAGGGCTTTGGTCCAGGGTGCGGAGGAAAGGGCAATTTCACTGCAATAATCGATAAAGAGCTGAAAGACCTCAACCTTACACCCGCCCAAAAAACAACCCTCGACGGTATCAAAGCCAGCATAGAAAAGGACATGACCGCCCACAGGGAACGCATGCAGGCAATGCATGCCGAAGTTGACAAGGAACTGGCCAAGGCCAGCCCTGATCTAAATGCCGTAGCAGCGGACATAAGGCAAAAGCTCTCGGCAGATGTGAATCCGGGCGTCAAGATGGTCGACTATTTCACCCAGTTTTATAACACGCTGGATGCCAAACAGCAGAAGCAGCTTATTGAAAAGATGAAAGCATGGAGCAAAGACTTCCCGGGCAGATGCATGGGCGGCAAAAAAGGATGTTTCAAACCAGGCAAATGCCCCATGACTGAAAAGTAA
- a CDS encoding DUF6051 family protein translates to MSYIYLHEKLKKAFGMIEDESLCDDLSITIRKKDFVSAYAKLLPGAPSYFCKMHGEEFDEEQSVQDITVNHPAIAIDDYNISSNISFPYYIMRNADSEDSKGVIFLFHGLNEKNWDKYLPWSYEMVKKTRKAVIMFPIAFHMERAQSAWSDFRLMRKVATERSLKPDNAQSSFVNAAISERLQANPERIFWSGFQTYMDFSDLLRMIRKGLVEGISGNAGIDFFSYSIGSILTLILLMADAGSDLDESRLFIFCGGATLDRMYPISRYIMDMKACIAVQNFYEEQLNNNFAGKKRLGHYLSGLHFEQSYFKAMLTYRHFRELRENRLKEISERIRAITLVKDEIVPPHEVLNTLKGGFRDINTKVDVLDFEFPYNHATPFPLTEKYKDLVNEAYRQVMDEASSFLA, encoded by the coding sequence ATGTCATATATCTATCTCCACGAAAAACTTAAGAAAGCTTTCGGCATGATTGAGGATGAATCCCTCTGTGATGATCTGTCCATAACAATCAGGAAAAAGGATTTTGTCTCAGCATATGCAAAGCTGCTTCCAGGGGCACCTTCTTATTTCTGTAAGATGCATGGTGAGGAGTTTGATGAGGAACAGTCCGTGCAGGACATTACCGTCAACCACCCTGCAATAGCTATCGATGATTATAATATCAGCAGCAACATCAGCTTTCCTTACTATATAATGAGGAATGCGGATTCAGAAGACTCAAAAGGCGTCATCTTTCTCTTTCACGGGCTGAATGAAAAGAACTGGGACAAATACCTGCCATGGTCGTATGAGATGGTAAAGAAGACCCGCAAGGCCGTAATCATGTTTCCCATTGCATTTCATATGGAACGGGCACAGAGCGCCTGGTCGGATTTCCGTCTGATGAGAAAGGTCGCGACAGAAAGATCATTAAAGCCTGACAATGCTCAGAGCTCCTTTGTGAACGCCGCCATCAGCGAAAGGCTTCAGGCCAATCCCGAAAGGATCTTCTGGTCGGGTTTTCAGACATATATGGACTTTTCTGATCTTTTGCGCATGATAAGAAAAGGTCTGGTAGAGGGTATCTCTGGTAATGCAGGGATCGACTTTTTCAGCTATTCCATAGGTTCAATACTGACCCTGATCCTTCTGATGGCAGATGCAGGTTCAGACCTTGACGAATCACGGCTGTTCATATTCTGCGGGGGGGCTACGCTCGACAGGATGTATCCCATATCAAGATACATCATGGATATGAAGGCCTGCATAGCCGTGCAGAATTTTTACGAGGAGCAGCTCAATAATAACTTTGCAGGAAAGAAAAGGCTCGGACACTATTTAAGCGGACTGCATTTCGAGCAGAGCTATTTCAAGGCCATGCTGACTTACAGGCATTTCAGGGAATTGCGTGAAAACAGGCTGAAAGAGATTTCTGAACGCATACGTGCCATAACTCTGGTTAAGGATGAGATCGTCCCGCCTCATGAAGTACTGAATACGCTCAAGGGCGGTTTCAGGGATATAAATACAAAAGTGGACGTGCTCGATTTTGAATTTCCATACAACCACGCGACGCCTTTCCCTTTAACCGAGAAGTATAAGGACCTTGTCAACGAGGCGTACAGGCAGGTAATGGACGAGGCCAGCTCTTTCCTGGCCTAG
- a CDS encoding VWA domain-containing protein: MLNLLLDFISCLKAGELKVSTAEALDCSRHLEIIDYLDEEMFRTTLKCNFVKTHRDSRKFDRLYDLFFHGLPDESDKSNPFDEMRDVLSHLKEDAGEKEKTIVDFVSGNPLPYLEVLKRMKENEPPSFMRFNFGPLANRLEILLMLNRVRDLALNSAYQRGQDEYADLINSRIERAYRLMVEDQGPVADGLKKLKAHDEKKGAGSKPFGSLTEKEIQEVRETIDHLVRKLKDIVTRRWASTSSGVIDVKKTLRAAQKYHGVPIEIRMRHKPKRKARIVTLCDVSSSVWASARFMLNVLYSLQECFADVKSFIFVAGLADVTKTLKEHEINHAIDLVLKESPLEFNQPTDYGRTLIEFKDKHMDTLDKKTTLIVMGDARTNYQNPRDDIFEEMRERARRVIWLNPEPHYVWNTGDSEMSTYEPYCNELRQVRTLNELMEFVEELVL, translated from the coding sequence TTGCTGAACCTCCTGCTCGATTTCATTTCATGTCTTAAGGCCGGCGAACTCAAGGTTTCCACCGCCGAGGCGCTGGACTGTTCGAGGCATCTGGAGATCATAGATTATCTCGACGAGGAAATGTTCAGGACCACCCTTAAATGCAACTTCGTCAAGACTCACCGTGATTCGAGAAAATTCGACAGGCTCTATGATCTCTTTTTTCACGGACTCCCCGACGAATCCGACAAGTCCAATCCTTTTGATGAAATGCGTGATGTGCTCTCGCATCTCAAGGAAGATGCAGGGGAAAAGGAAAAGACCATAGTCGATTTCGTATCCGGCAATCCCCTTCCCTATCTGGAAGTTCTCAAGAGAATGAAGGAGAATGAACCCCCGTCATTCATGAGGTTCAATTTCGGTCCTCTCGCCAACCGCCTGGAGATACTGCTGATGCTCAACAGGGTTCGTGACCTTGCCCTGAACAGCGCGTATCAGCGTGGCCAGGACGAGTATGCCGACCTCATAAACTCGCGCATCGAGCGCGCATACAGGCTCATGGTCGAAGATCAGGGGCCCGTTGCGGACGGACTTAAGAAGCTGAAGGCCCATGACGAAAAGAAGGGTGCCGGCTCAAAACCTTTCGGAAGCCTGACTGAAAAGGAGATCCAGGAGGTAAGGGAAACTATCGACCACCTTGTGAGAAAGCTCAAGGACATCGTGACCAGGAGATGGGCATCGACGTCCTCAGGCGTAATCGACGTGAAGAAAACATTGAGGGCCGCCCAGAAATATCACGGGGTTCCGATTGAGATCCGAATGCGCCACAAGCCGAAAAGAAAGGCTCGCATCGTAACATTGTGCGATGTGTCCAGTTCGGTCTGGGCTTCCGCCCGATTCATGCTGAATGTCCTTTATTCACTTCAGGAATGCTTCGCTGATGTAAAGAGCTTCATATTTGTAGCAGGACTAGCAGACGTGACGAAAACACTCAAGGAGCATGAGATAAATCACGCCATAGACCTTGTCCTCAAGGAATCCCCGCTTGAATTCAATCAGCCCACCGACTACGGCAGGACCCTTATCGAGTTCAAGGACAAGCACATGGATACACTCGACAAGAAGACGACTCTTATCGTCATGGGAGATGCAAGGACGAATTACCAGAACCCCAGGGACGATATCTTCGAAGAGATGAGGGAAAGGGCGCGCCGCGTTATATGGCTCAACCCGGAGCCGCACTACGTATGGAATACAGGTGACAGCGAGATGAGTACATATGAACCCTATTGCAATGAGCTGAGGCAGGTTAGAACATTGAACGAATTGATGGAGTTCGTGGAGGAACTGGTATTATAG
- a CDS encoding metallophosphoesterase family protein → MIRIGAISDTHIIRPEQIIDEIIEKHFQSVDMFIHTGDMVWPGVLDALYATGKPVHAVSGNMDPLEVKSRYPVKKVIEVEGMRIGMIHGWGSPDGIRKRIRGEFSDIDAIVYGHTHQPFSAFEAGIFFFNPGSPTDSRFTKEGSAGIIEVDTGNIRGEIIKL, encoded by the coding sequence ATGATCAGAATAGGCGCTATTTCGGATACCCATATCATCAGGCCCGAACAAATCATCGATGAAATAATAGAAAAGCATTTTCAGTCAGTCGATATGTTCATTCATACAGGTGATATGGTATGGCCTGGAGTACTGGACGCTCTTTACGCGACCGGCAAACCGGTTCATGCGGTATCTGGCAATATGGACCCCTTAGAGGTTAAAAGCAGGTATCCTGTTAAAAAGGTCATCGAGGTTGAAGGCATGAGGATAGGAATGATCCACGGATGGGGTTCACCTGACGGCATCAGAAAGCGCATCAGGGGTGAATTTTCAGATATCGATGCAATCGTTTATGGCCACACACATCAGCCTTTTTCCGCCTTCGAAGCGGGTATATTCTTTTTCAACCCCGGCTCCCCGACCGACTCAAGATTTACAAAAGAGGGTTCAGCCGGTATAATCGAAGTCGACACGGGAAATATCAGGGGAGAGATAATAAAATTATGA
- a CDS encoding HIT domain-containing protein, translated as MNNIWAPCRGEYILAPKHEGCLFCNALKEGHNLLIKKNSSSFAIMNRFPYNAGHCMVAPARHTGDINDLDDKEGADMFRLVKELTAAIKKSMRPEGFNIGINMGAAAGAGIADHIHVHIVPRWNGDTNFMPVLSEVHIVSEHIEKTLAKIKGALS; from the coding sequence ATGAATAATATCTGGGCACCTTGCAGGGGAGAATATATCCTGGCACCGAAGCATGAGGGCTGCCTTTTCTGCAACGCACTGAAAGAGGGTCACAACCTGCTTATCAAAAAAAACTCTTCATCATTTGCCATTATGAACCGCTTCCCCTATAACGCCGGCCACTGCATGGTAGCACCTGCCAGGCATACAGGTGACATTAATGACCTCGATGACAAGGAAGGCGCCGACATGTTCAGGCTTGTAAAAGAGCTTACGGCTGCAATAAAAAAATCCATGCGGCCCGAGGGTTTTAACATAGGAATAAATATGGGTGCAGCTGCCGGTGCCGGGATAGCAGATCATATCCACGTGCATATCGTACCCAGATGGAACGGGGATACGAACTTCATGCCAGTACTCTCGGAAGTGCATATAGTATCCGAACATATTGAGAAGACACTTGCCAAAATCAAAGGAGCCCTCTCTTGA